GCGGGCTGCCCGGCCAGCTGTCCGGTGAAGCGGGTGAACGGGGTGCGGGCGTATCCCGCGATCAGTGCGGTCATCGAGCGGACTCCTCACGGGAAGCGGTGGATGGTGGCGCGGACGCGAAACGTGCGCGTCCGGAGCCGTGCCTCCAGTGTGACGCATGCGACGGCACCGCGACGGAGCAACCTCGCACAGTGGTCCGGGCTTCAGGTGTGCGCGTGCGCGCCCGGACACCACAAAGGCCCCCGTCACGAATGACGAGGGCCAGGAGAGCCGCCTGTCGGATTTGAACCGACGACCTGTTCTTTACGAGGGAACTGCTCTACCCCTGAGCTAAGGCGGCGTGGTGCGAAATTGCTCTCGCACACGAGGGTCCACTCTAGCACGATTGCCACCCCGATCTCGACGCCGCCGACGCCGGGCGAAGCTGCCCCGGCGGCACGGGACCCGGCGACGCACACCCCCTACGAGCAGGTGACGCCGCTCCGGGGCATGACGCCCTCGAGCAGGTAGGCGTCGACCGCGGAGTTGATGCACGCGTTCTCGCCGTAGGCGGTGTGCCCCTCCCCCTGGTACGTGAGCAGCGTCGCGTTCTCGAGCTGGTCCGCCAACGACTCCGCCCAGCGGTACGGCGTCGCGGGATCCCCCGTGGTGCCGACGACAAGGATCGGCGCGGAGCCCGCCGCCGTCACCGCGGTGCGCTCCTCGACACCCGGGAACGGCCAGCCGGCGCAGGCGAGATCACCGTAGCCCTGGAACCGTCCGATCGTCGGCGCGATCTCCTCGAGCTCCTGGGCGTCGGCGCGCATCTGATCGACGTCCGGGTCATTCGGGTAGTCGAGGCAGTTGATCGCCGAGAATGCCTCGGTCGAATTGCTCAGGTACTCGCCGCCCTGGCGATCGTAGTAGAAGTCCGCCAGCGACAGGGCCACGTCCGCGTCGCCGTCGGCGGCGGTCTCGAAGAGCTGGTCGAGATAGCCCCAGTTGCTCTGCGAGTAGAGCGGCGTGATGATCGCGGTGAGCATCGTGCTCGACGACAGCATCCGGCCGTCGGAGCCCTGCAGCGGATCCGCATCGATCCGGTCGAGGAGCACGCCGATCGCGGTCATCGACTCCTCCACGTCGCCCGTGAACGGGCAGTCGCGGCGCTCGATGCAGTCGGTGACGTAGGCGCGCAGGGCGAGCTCGAACCCGCGGGTCTGCTCGCGCACCACCTCGCTGAGACTGGCCGCGGGATCCATCGCCCCGTCGAGCACCAGGCGGCCGACCTTCTCGGGGTACGCGTCCGCGTAGCGCGCCCCGATGTAGGTGCCGTAGGAGTAGCCCAGGTAGTTCAGCGTCTCGTCGCCGACGATGCCGCGCAGCATGTCCAGATCCTGCACCGTCGAGCCGGTATCCACGTGCGCCAGCAGGTCGCCCGTGCTCGCCGCGCAGGCCGAACCGAACTCCTCGGATTCCGCCTGTGCGGCGGCGATCCACGTGTCGCTGCCGACCTCGCCCACGTCCTCGCCGAGGCCGAAGAGGTACTCGTCCATCGCGGCGGCGTCGAGGCAGCTCACCGGCGACGACTGCCCCACCCCCCGCGGGTCCCAGCCGATCACGTCGTACGCGCGTGCCACCTCGGGCTGCACCGCGGAGGCGATGCTGTTCGCCACGTAATCCGCGCCCGATGCCCCGGGACCGCCCGGGTTCACGAACAGCGTGCCGATCGGATCGCCGCCGGTGGCGGGGTGCTTCACGAGGTGGAGCGTGATGCGCTCGCCGGCCGGGTCCGTCCAATCGAGGGGGGCGTAGACGTCGGCGCACTGCATGCCGTCGAGGCACGGCTGCCACCCGGGCTCCTGCTCGGCGAAGCTCTCGACGGTGTTCTCGGGCTCGGCGGGCAGGCTGGGCGCGGGGGTACCGCGGTCCTCCCCTTGGCCGAGGAAGGCGAGCGGCACGCAGGCGCTCACGACCAGTGCGATCGCGAGCGTCACCGCGATGGCGACGGGTCGTCGACGCAGCCCGCGCGTCACGGGGCCCTCCGATTCGACGTCGCTCACGCGCTCAGCTCCGATCGCGACAGGGTTCCGGCGACGGCACCGGCGAACAGCGCTTCGAGCACCAGCCCCGGGGTGATGCCGCGCGCGAGGCGCTCGCGTGCGGTCTCGAGAGACGTCACCATGCCGAGGGCGCGCACCGCGGACCAGCGCTCGGCGAGCTGCCGGATCCGCGCTCCCTGCTCACGGTTGACGAGCTCCGGATCGGCGCCGAGCGCGGTCAGCAGGACGTCGCGGTAGAGCGAGAGCAGGTCGGTGAGGATCCGATCGATCCCGTCGCGCAGGCTGCGGGTGGCGCGGCGCTTCTGATCCTCTTCGAGCGCCTTGATCTGCGAGCGCATCTGCGGCGGGATCGCGGCCCCCGGTGCCAGTCCGAGGCTCCGGATCGCGTCCTCCCGCTCCCGCGCGTCGAGTTGCTCGGTGATCGCCGCCGCGTCGGCCTCGGCGACCTTCACGAGCGACGCCGCAGCGCGCATCGCCTCACCCAGGGTCTCGATGCCGAGCGCGATCTCGATGGTGCGGTCGCGGCGCTCCAGCGACTCGGCGTCGGACGCCAATCTGCGGGCCATGCCGATGTGACTCTGGGCCAGCCGCGCGGCGCGTTCCGCGGCGTCGGCGTCGATCCCGTCGCGCTCGTGCAGGAGGCGCGCGATGTCCGCGGTGCTCGGGGTCACGAGACGGAGCGAGCGCGCCCGCGAGCGTATCGTGGGCAGCAGGTCCGCCTCGCTCGGGGCGCACAGGATCCAGATCGTGCGCTCCGGCGGTTCCTCCAGTGCCTTGAGCAGCACGTTCGAGGTGCGCTCGGGCATCCGATCCGCGTCCTCGATCACGATGACGCGGTAGCGGCCCTCGGCCGGCGAGTAGTGCGCCGTCGTGACGATTTCTCGGGCAGCCTTGATGTCAATGAGGAGCTTCTGCGTGCTGAGCACGCCGAGGTCGGGATGCGTGCGGGCGCGGACCTGCTCGAAGATCCGCTCGCGGTCTTCGACGGTCCGCGAGATCAGCGCGGCGGCGAACCGGAACGCGAGGTTCGAGCGCCCCGAACCCGGGGGACCCGTGATCAGCCAGGCGTGCGCCCCGGGAGCCTCGGCCTCGAGATGCAGGGTGCGCACGGCGTCGGGTTGGCCGACGATCTCTGCCCAGAACTCCATTCGGCCAGGATAGCGTGAGCCCCTGACAGTGCGGGTGGGCCGGTCACTCCGCGAGGTCGACGTACCGCACGTCTCCCGAGCGCACGCGGGCGGATCCCGCGCTCACCTCGGCGGCCAGCGATCGCAGTGACTCGACCTCGTCCTCGGGCACGGAGAACCGCTGCACGACGGCGTCGCTGTAGGCCGCGGCACCGACAGCGTACCCGCGCCGTCGGCACTCCGATTCGAGCACGGCCGCGACGTCGTAGGCGAGCTCGACTGCCACCTCACGGCGGGGCGCCCGGCGCACCAGGCGAGCCTCAGCGACCGCACCGGCCACGGCGGCCCGGTACGCGCGGGTGAGCCCGCCCGCGCCGAGCAGCACCCCGCCGAAGTACCGCGTGACCACCGCGACCACATCGCTCAGCCCGGCCGAGGTGAGCGCATCGAGCATCGGCGCGCCCGCGGTGCCGCTCGGCTCGCCGTCGTCGTTGGAGCGCTGGATCCGACCGTCCGGGCCGATCACGAACGCCGTGCAGTGGTGCCGGGCGCGAGGATGGCGAGCGCGAGCCTCGGCGATCGCGTCTCGCGCCGCGGACTCGTCGTCGACGCGCTCGAGCCGCGTGAGGAAGCGGGAGCGCGACAGTTCGATCTCGGTATCGACCGCTCCGGCGATCGTGCGGTACTCGGCGCTCACCCCTCCATTCTGCCGTGCCCGGTGTCGAGCGGCGCGCTATCCTTGCGAGCGTGAGCGTTCGAATCGACAGCTGGGTCTGGGCCGTGCGGCTCGCGAAGACCCGCAGCCAGGCCACGACGCTGTGCCGGGGCGGACACGTGCGCATCAACGGCAACGCCGCGAAGGCCGCGCAGCAGGTGAAGGTCGGGGACGAGGTGCGGGTCCGCCTGCACGGCTTCGACAAGATCTACCGCGTCGCGGGGCTCGCCACCCGGCGCGGCAGCGCCACCGAGGCGGCGCAGTACTTCGAGGATCTCACGCCGCCGCCCCCGGCGCGCGTCGATCGGCCCGCCGACATCGTTCGGGATCGCGGGGCCGGTCGGCCCACGAAGCGCGAGCGCCGCGACCTCGAGCGCCTCCGCGGGCGCGACGCCGAGGCGTCCTTCACCGACGAGTAGGGCAGTCAACGGGTTCGCCCCGCCCCGCACGATCGGCGGGGCGGGGCGAACCCGTTGACGCGGTGACGCTTACGCGGCCGTCTTGCGCCTCCGGCTCAGCAGGACGCCGGCACCGCCGAGCAGCAGGAGCAGCGCCGCGAGTGCCGCGAAGGCCCCGAGGTCGTTGCCCGTGACCGCCAGCGGGTCGGCAGCCGCGACCGGCACGGTCACCGCGTCGCTCAGCACCGAATCCGGCGTCTTCTCCGCCTGGGAGTCGACCGAGACGGTGTTCGTCGCGGTCGGGTAGGCGGCCTGCCCGATGTTCACCTCGAGGGTGAGCTCGACGGTCTCGCCGACCTGCAGCCCCTCCTCGAGCGTCCACGTCACGGTCTGATCCCGCACCGAGACCCCCGCGTCCGGCGACGAGCGGAAGCTCATGCCGTTCGGCAGCACGTCGGTCACCGTGATCGGGCCCGGGTCCTCGGTCGGGCCGAGGTTCGAGACCGAGATCGTGAAGGTTCCGGTCTTGCCGACCTGGAACGTTCCGACCGCGCGCTTCTCGGTGACGAGAGTGACGAGCGGCGGCACGACGACCGGGTCCTCGGCA
Above is a genomic segment from Leucobacter rhizosphaerae containing:
- a CDS encoding alpha/beta hydrolase — encoded protein: MSDVESEGPVTRGLRRRPVAIAVTLAIALVVSACVPLAFLGQGEDRGTPAPSLPAEPENTVESFAEQEPGWQPCLDGMQCADVYAPLDWTDPAGERITLHLVKHPATGGDPIGTLFVNPGGPGASGADYVANSIASAVQPEVARAYDVIGWDPRGVGQSSPVSCLDAAAMDEYLFGLGEDVGEVGSDTWIAAAQAESEEFGSACAASTGDLLAHVDTGSTVQDLDMLRGIVGDETLNYLGYSYGTYIGARYADAYPEKVGRLVLDGAMDPAASLSEVVREQTRGFELALRAYVTDCIERRDCPFTGDVEESMTAIGVLLDRIDADPLQGSDGRMLSSSTMLTAIITPLYSQSNWGYLDQLFETAADGDADVALSLADFYYDRQGGEYLSNSTEAFSAINCLDYPNDPDVDQMRADAQELEEIAPTIGRFQGYGDLACAGWPFPGVEERTAVTAAGSAPILVVGTTGDPATPYRWAESLADQLENATLLTYQGEGHTAYGENACINSAVDAYLLEGVMPRSGVTCS
- a CDS encoding DNA polymerase III subunit delta'; translated protein: MEFWAEIVGQPDAVRTLHLEAEAPGAHAWLITGPPGSGRSNLAFRFAAALISRTVEDRERIFEQVRARTHPDLGVLSTQKLLIDIKAAREIVTTAHYSPAEGRYRVIVIEDADRMPERTSNVLLKALEEPPERTIWILCAPSEADLLPTIRSRARSLRLVTPSTADIARLLHERDGIDADAAERAARLAQSHIGMARRLASDAESLERRDRTIEIALGIETLGEAMRAAASLVKVAEADAAAITEQLDAREREDAIRSLGLAPGAAIPPQMRSQIKALEEDQKRRATRSLRDGIDRILTDLLSLYRDVLLTALGADPELVNREQGARIRQLAERWSAVRALGMVTSLETARERLARGITPGLVLEALFAGAVAGTLSRSELSA
- a CDS encoding YigZ family protein, encoding MSAEYRTIAGAVDTEIELSRSRFLTRLERVDDESAARDAIAEARARHPRARHHCTAFVIGPDGRIQRSNDDGEPSGTAGAPMLDALTSAGLSDVVAVVTRYFGGVLLGAGGLTRAYRAAVAGAVAEARLVRRAPRREVAVELAYDVAAVLESECRRRGYAVGAAAYSDAVVQRFSVPEDEVESLRSLAAEVSAGSARVRSGDVRYVDLAE
- a CDS encoding RNA-binding S4 domain-containing protein — encoded protein: MSVRIDSWVWAVRLAKTRSQATTLCRGGHVRINGNAAKAAQQVKVGDEVRVRLHGFDKIYRVAGLATRRGSATEAAQYFEDLTPPPPARVDRPADIVRDRGAGRPTKRERRDLERLRGRDAEASFTDE